From one Desulfurobacterium thermolithotrophum DSM 11699 genomic stretch:
- a CDS encoding IS256 family transposase has protein sequence MKLQKILPDIIKEVVKQTLESIMVAEREVFLKENGGTKNGFYVRNLDTVIGKLENLRVPRDREGKFRTKLIEPYRRRDINLEDLILGMFASGMSARAVAQALESAFELKYSPSTISQISQVTLEEINKWKQKKLKSRYSVIMLDGMWLSVRRDTVEKEVVLFVIGIDEDGYKQILDFEVNPSEGAESWAEMIKRLYDRGVREVLLFVADGITGLEERIKEYFPKADFQTCVVHKVKNTLNKVRAKDRKKVAKDLKRIYQVSTEEDALRGFEKFKEKWGAKYPKVVKSWEQELYKLLTFLRYPESIQRVVYTTNLIERTIKEIRKRVKVIGALPSVGAVEKFVYLRVAMLNDRWSNRVVNGFLEAKEEIQDMFSRRHS, from the coding sequence ATGAAACTACAAAAGATTTTACCAGACATCATTAAAGAAGTGGTAAAACAGACTTTAGAATCAATCATGGTAGCTGAGAGGGAAGTGTTTCTTAAAGAAAATGGAGGAACAAAGAACGGCTTTTACGTAAGAAACTTAGATACTGTTATTGGTAAGCTTGAAAACCTGCGAGTTCCGAGAGATAGAGAAGGAAAATTCAGAACAAAACTGATAGAACCTTATAGAAGAAGAGATATCAATCTTGAAGATTTAATACTTGGGATGTTTGCTTCTGGTATGAGTGCAAGAGCAGTAGCACAGGCTCTTGAAAGTGCATTTGAGCTTAAATACTCACCTTCAACGATTAGTCAAATATCTCAGGTGACTTTAGAGGAGATAAACAAATGGAAACAGAAAAAACTCAAAAGTAGATACTCCGTCATAATGCTTGATGGGATGTGGCTATCTGTTAGAAGAGATACCGTTGAAAAGGAAGTTGTCCTTTTTGTTATCGGCATAGATGAGGACGGTTACAAACAAATCCTGGATTTTGAAGTTAACCCATCAGAAGGGGCTGAAAGCTGGGCAGAGATGATAAAAAGACTTTATGACCGAGGAGTAAGAGAAGTACTCCTTTTTGTAGCAGATGGAATTACTGGACTTGAAGAAAGGATAAAGGAGTACTTTCCGAAAGCTGATTTTCAGACCTGCGTGGTTCACAAGGTCAAAAATACTTTGAACAAAGTTCGAGCTAAGGACAGGAAGAAAGTGGCGAAGGATCTGAAAAGGATATATCAAGTCTCTACGGAAGAGGATGCGCTAAGAGGTTTTGAGAAGTTTAAGGAAAAATGGGGAGCAAAGTATCCGAAGGTAGTAAAGTCGTGGGAGCAGGAACTTTATAAGCTCCTTACTTTCCTCAGGTATCCGGAGTCCATACAGAGAGTGGTATACACGACGAATTTGATAGAAAGGACGATAAAGGAGATAAGGAAGAGGGTTAAGGTAATAGGAGCTTTACCGTCGGTTGGTGCTGTTGAAAAGTTTGTTTATCTTAGGGTAGCAATGCTTAATGATAGATGGTCTAACAGGGTGGTTAATGGATTCCTTGAGGCTAAGGAGGAGATTCAAGATATGTTCTCCAGGAGGCACTCCTAA
- a CDS encoding riboflavin synthase, with protein MFTGLVEEVGRVLSLKKSSQSAVLKIGCQKITEDIKIGDSISVNGVCLTVVSFEKDSVTFDVSAETLRRSNIGILKTNDFVNLERALRFSDRLGGHILQGHVDTITKVVGIKREGTGFLFSFKLPPAYRHLVVEKGSIGIDGISLTIATLFADTFSVAVIPHTYKNTTLKFRKPGDIVNLEFDIIGKYVEKMLRIQIGKRQ; from the coding sequence ATGTTTACAGGTTTAGTGGAAGAAGTAGGAAGAGTTCTTTCCTTGAAAAAGAGTTCTCAATCTGCTGTTTTAAAGATCGGATGTCAAAAGATAACAGAGGATATAAAAATCGGGGATAGTATTTCTGTTAATGGCGTTTGCCTAACTGTTGTTTCTTTTGAAAAAGACTCTGTTACTTTTGATGTTTCTGCTGAAACTTTAAGAAGAAGTAATATTGGAATCTTGAAAACCAACGATTTTGTGAATCTTGAGAGAGCTTTAAGATTTTCTGATCGTCTTGGTGGACATATCTTACAGGGGCATGTTGACACTATAACAAAGGTAGTAGGGATAAAAAGAGAAGGAACAGGATTTTTATTTTCTTTCAAACTGCCACCAGCATACAGACATTTAGTTGTAGAAAAAGGTTCTATTGGAATTGACGGAATAAGTCTTACAATAGCAACTCTTTTTGCAGATACTTTTTCAGTTGCTGTTATTCCTCACACCTATAAGAACACAACCCTGAAGTTTAGAAAGCCAGGTGATATTGTCAATCTGGAGTTTGATATTATTGGGAAATATGTAGAGAAAATGTTGAGAATTCAAATAGGCAAAAGGCAATAA